The DNA sequence TTGTGCATTGAGTATTGAAAATTCCTCCTGGTCTAAAACTCAAATAAATTTGGCAccttttgattttcttaatgcTACATTTCAAATAATGTTTCTCGCCTCTAGATTGTCATCATCTTGGAGAGAGTGTACTTTTTACTCACAGCAGAAAACAGTGGGGGTTTTTTTCAAACGTTTTTTGACCAATCAAATGTTTGCAGTGTTTTATATGGCAATATGAAACGCTTTTCTAGGATGTGCTGCAGGCTATTTTGGAATCAACTGCTCAGAACAATGTCCATATCCTAAGTACGGCGATCGATGCCGACATCACTGTGACTGCGGAATTGACACTTGTGACAAGACCAACGGCTGCCTGTCAATAAGTACAATGGGACCGGGTATATATAGTAGATATTTGTTGACAATATGTTCCTCACGGAAGTTCagttttttttacatcaacATCTGCAAATACTTATAAAACGATAATATGCTGTTAAAATTAATATGTAATAGTATTGAAATCTTTATTATTTAAGCAGTTCTAAGGTTGGCCAATATGGGAGCATTTTGTACGTAATCCGAATTCGAGAACATTATTCAACCATGCAAATAAAAATTACAGCAATATTTTTCCAAGTAAAAGTATGTGTAACCACTTTCTATTCATATtccagttttgaatttttcccacaaatatatttcataagaaGCAAACGCCACATTGTTTCCATCTCATCAACAAGGTATTACATCCAAACCACAGAATTCAACGTCTGCGTATGGTGGCATCTACAGAAGATTCTTCACACCCGAAATAGTACGATCAAAAGAGCAGAAATTTTTTGACAGAGAGATGTCAGCCATTACGTTTGTTTTGTGTTGCGttattgttatttatattcttattaaAGTTCTTATCAAGACGTGCACGGTATTTAAACGTGCTAAACAGGATAGCATTAATCTGGAACAAATGAAACATGAACACTATCATGAATTAGATGAAGACATGCTGTGTAAACAACATAATCAGCGCCTACAAACCCCTTTATATAACGGCCCAGCTGATGCAAATATCGTATTTGATGACACgcaacataaatattttattgagctCACTATGATGTCTCATCCGCAACAACACGTAAAGGAATCACATCCTTTCCCTACAGTTGATATTCAAACAACGTCTGTAGTTGGTTTGCGGTCGGATTCTTCCTCTGTGAATGACTATCTCTCACCTCGAACCATCACATTAAATCAGGAGTCCTTTACGTCTGATAGTGCAAATCCACAGTTACATGATATTAGAAGTAATGAACATGTCACTGATTATCCCATGGAAGGCCCTTATCTAACTGTTTTAAGAGATTGATATGTACATTGCTAACATATAACTACATATGTACTTGTCAACAACTCGGAGACATAGGgatatatttgatttattaattttgatttaGCTGATTGGCTCtgaataattgattgattgatattaaacatggcagatacatgtatattttttcgTTTTGGGGGAGATCTTGAAATTAAAAGTGTAATTCCGAATCAGATAGAGCGGGCAAAGCAGCACATGATTTATTGTATTGCAAAGTGCCTGAAAATGAGGTTTGTAGGTGCATTCCCAGAAgttcaacatacatgtagaagcCACTCAAGCCAGTGAACACACATTGTACCTTAATATGGGAAGATAAATGTCGAATGATTCTACTGAAATATATCAGATACATGCATACTGTAAAGTGTTTGAACTTTCTCCATCTATGAACATGAAAAATGAGAGGATGTGCAATCTAAGTAATCATTTCCATAACCAGCTGTGTAGCTTCCTAACAAAGGTACCAATAGCAAACAAATAAAGACAAAGGTACCAATAGCAAACAAATAAAGACAAAGGTACCACTGGCAAACAAAGACAAAGGTACCACCGACAAACAAAGACAAAGGTACCACTGGCAAACAAATAAAGACAAAGGTACCACTGACAAAGACAAAGGTACCACTGGCAAACAAATAAAGACAAAGGTACCATTGGCAAACAAAATGAAGACAAAAGTACTATTGGCAAAAAAAGACAAAGGTATCACTGGcaaacaaataaagaaaactGTACCACTACCAAACAAATAAAGACAAAAGTACCACTGGCAAACAAATTAAGACAAAGGCACCACTGGCAAACAAACAAAGACAAAGGTACCACTGGCAAACGAAGAAAAATGTACCACTGGCAAAcagataaagaaaaatataccactgacaaacaaataaagaaaaacataccACTAGCAAAAAAAGACAAAGGTACCACTGGcaaacaaataaacataaaaGTACCACTGGCAAACAAATGAAGACAAAGGTACTATTGGCAAAAAAGACAAAGGTACTACTGGcaaacaaataaagaaaaatgtaCCACTAACAAACAAATAAAGACAAAATACCATTGACAATCCAATAAAGACAAAGGCACCACTGGCAAACAAATAAAGACAAAAGTACCACTGGCAAACAAATAAAGACAAAAGTACCATTGACAAACAAAGAAAGACAAAGGTACCACTGACAAACAAATAAAGACAAATGCATTGAGATCAACGTTAAAGCGATCCTTAGTGTCAGCGATATATTAACAAATGGATGTTTGATATTCATAAACCACTAAACCATTGTTTAGTGCCGTTTATAAACATAATTAAAAGGTTAAACTGGATGGAATACATCTACAAGTTGATATTCGATATTCTCAAATCGCTACGTTATTGGTTAGTTTAACatataaacataataaaatgGATAGAAAAAAGATTTCATAtgtcttaatcaggtaaacagagtaatccgtagtcaaaatcagtgtgccaagaatggcctaaacAGCACTTGACCCAGAAATAGGTTATATGAGCAAAccagatcattataatgaccatagaatttgcgaaatgctgactttaaacgagactgttgaaacgctctgtaaaatcaacttgtttgtgagTAGCCTGCCACGATtcaacaagagcaacgccaacgtggcataatacgcctgtagattttgctcaaggaaaacatattttagtgggattcatattttagtgaagttagcactgtcctctgtgagctaattcattattatgcttgtagaaatggatatcaagatataaagagggatatagccttagaatgcgctacttcataaatatgctaatatACCACACATCTTTGCTTGAAACAGTTAGTGCTAAAGTATAAGTACAGGTACAGTATACTGAAATGCAATATTCAAAACACAAGTCTATCAACTTACTATATCGGATGAGTAACCAAGCCAAATGAtcttcggtttgtatcctgccatcatggtgatcaaatataccaagttataatatccaggagcttacggttcggtttatatcctgcccacaaggttttcctaataagtgatactacgaccttgacctttgaccttgaaaaacaataggcaccttcatgtcatcatgatgatcaaatataccaagttatgatatcctggagcttacggttcggtttgtatcctgcccacaagattttcctaataagtgatactacgaccttgacctttgacctctgaccttgaaaacaataggtatcttcctctcatcatggtgatcaaatgtaccaagttgtaaagtcctagggcttgtggttcagtctgtatcctgcccacaaggtccggacagacagacagacggacgacgccataccataatacgtcccgtcttcgacgggcgtataaaaactgatTATCCGCAGAACAAGCTCGTGTGTACTGAATgagttgagagatatgaacaccatatacaggtgataatggaatatcgctacataaatatgggaagatgacgatggataagctgaaatcatcttgtttgtccTAAAGTtatgttgttagtttgccgttaatatccatCTTCAATTAAACACCTAAGTTATtttacgaagcagatgtggaggactacGTGGTGTctttttatctcgagttcacagggatatatggaatcggcatatgaatgaaaataattattgttgatagataaaaacgtcgtcgatatatctaaatgtggaGTTGAagacatcgtcggaaaccccACAGATGATCACGCTTCGTTTCTTTCTCCATGATAGAGAGAGGAAtaaagcgtaatcaaccgtgggtttccgacgatgagcTGAacgccacagcaagatattttttcttctcatgtagaatattttgaataaactctgctttataagaatataataTTGTGAATGTAATGTGAATGTTAGGACATCAAATATCTACACTGGGTTGTGATTTACTtttatactttgttttattttaaatattagatacattgtgattttattttctcTCGAAATAGTACACGTTTGTCTTCAGTTGTTCAGACTTGGCTGCCATTTTGATATGGAAAATACACTAAGATCAATACACAGATACCAAAATCGCTGCTGATATAGAACCATGGATAATTTTCATTGGTGAATGTCTAAAATAGACAAAGGGTCTTGGTATTTTATTTCGGACCGGATTTCCTTTAACAAAGCTTATTTCTGCCTGAAAATCTTATGTACACTCCGGGCTGATTCTAGTCTgctgtaacaggaagggagaaaatgcaacggaccagaccgttATTTGAACCCTGACCTGAATCTCctgtcaggtgctctaccaacatCGGCGATCGAACCCGTATGACCGTTACATTCATCCTTTCTTAAATGTCTTCATATTTTGAAGACATCAAAcgaggatctttatccccttgC is a window from the Ostrea edulis chromosome 5, xbOstEdul1.1, whole genome shotgun sequence genome containing:
- the LOC125651732 gene encoding cell death abnormality protein 1-like — encoded protein: MSIYRGIFVMYLICKLYHCAAQSKCRSRKGDEIVCCSGYQFDVKSKECKGCAAGYFGINCSEQCPYPKYGDRCRHHCDCGIDTCDKTNGCLSISTMGPVLNFSHKYIS